A single Opisthocomus hoazin isolate bOpiHoa1 chromosome 1, bOpiHoa1.hap1, whole genome shotgun sequence DNA region contains:
- the NXPE3 gene encoding NXPE family member 3, whose product MWRDSFRLQIFCLLMAVLAVVVLVHNFFQLEHLDDDIVSESNWITENNVQRFLSQTTKTTRKPYCGYKQQTLSKREQVEQESLLAAIQWPKPPDGEIAFVRSTDPAHSDFVFVKPSRFFKVGDQLEVLVRMKDFQGKPKQYGGDYLQARIHSPLLKAGATGRIIDCHNGLYKVFFTLLWPGEVKVSVSLVHPSEAVQVLLRLREERPDRVYFKSSFKSGRYSETTECNVCLSGDLPVCNFTDLYTGEPWFCYKPRKLSCASRISHAKGGYQKGLLTQDESLFFQSDVNIKRPILSSGPDSVIVKPKAFADSGSMDRAEDPTVSPSGYYFEDQWRSRTHWIHHFNKSDDITKCLQGKVIHLFGDSTIRQWFEYLTAYVPDLVEFNLGSPKNVGPFMSVDLKHNILLKFRCHGPPIRFSTVFSSELRYIANELNGIVGGRNTVIAITIWSHFSTFPVEVYIRRLRNIRRSIIQLLDRSPKTLIVIRTANVQELGPEVSLFNSDWYSFQLDSVMRKMFSGIAVHFVDAWEMSLAHYLPHNLHPKEVIVKNQIDAFLSYVCPLQT is encoded by the exons CACCTGGATGATGACATAGTTTCAGAATCGAATTGGATAACAGAAAACAATGTCCAGCGTTTTCTGTCACAGACAACCAAAACTACCAGAAAGCCTTACTGTGGGTATAAGCAGCAGACTTTGTCCAAAAGAGAACAAGTGGAACAGGAATCGTTGCTTGCTGCAATACAGTGGCCAAAACCCCCTGATGGCGAAATCGCATTTGTACGAAGCACTGACCCTGCGCATAGCGATTTTGTGTTTGTGAAACCCAGCAGGTTCTTCAAGGTGGGTGATCAGTTAGAGGTGCTTGTTCGTATGAAGGACTTCCAAGGCAAACCCAAGCAGTACGGCGGAGACTATCTACAGGCTCGAATTCACTCTCCTCTGCTGAAAGCTGGAGCAACAGGAAGGATTATAGATTGCCATAACGGCCTTTACAAAGTCTTCTTTACTTTGCTGTGGCCAGGAGAGGTCAAAGTTTCCGTGTCACTTGTCCATCCGAGTGAAGCAGTTCAAGTCCTCCTGCGTTTGCGAGAAGAAAGGCCAGACAGGGTCTATTTCAAAAGCTCATTCAAGTCTGGGAGGTATTCAGAAACCACCGAGTGCAATGTTTGCTTGTCTGGAGATCTCCCGGTCTGTAACTTCACGGATCTCTACACGGGTGAGCCGTGGTTCTGTTACAAGCCTCGCAAACTGTCCTGTGCCAGCCGAATCAGCCATGCCAAGGGTGGGTATCAAAAAGGTCTTCTGACACAAGACGAAAGCCTCTTTTTCCAAAG tgATGTGAATATCAAAAGGCCAATACTCTCCAGTGGACCTGATTCAGTGATTGTAAAGCCCAAGGCGTTTGCAG attcaGGCAGTATGGACAGAGCTGAAGATCCCACAGTTTCCCCTTCTGGTTATTATTTTGAAGACCAGTGGAGGTCCAGAACACACTGGATCCATCATTTTAACAAGTCAGATGATATAACCAAGTGCTTACAGGGAAAAGTAATCCACTTGTTTGGAGACTCTACAATAAGGCAGTGGTTTGAATATCTGACAGCATATGttccag ATCTAGTGGAATTTAACCTGGGGAGTCCTAAGAACGTGGGCCCTTTCATGTCTGTGGACCTGAAGCACAATATCCTACTGAAGTTCCGCTGTCATGGGCCACCCATTCGCTTTTCAACAGTCTTTAGCAGTGAACTGCGCTACATTGCCAACGAACTGAATGGCATTGTGGGTGGGAGAAACACGGTGATAGCCATAACTATATGGTCCCACTTCAGCACTTTCCCTGTGGAAGTGTATATCCGGCGGCTGAGGAACATTCGGAGATCGATTATTCAGCTGCTGGATCGCAGCCCCAAGACTTTAATCGTCATCAGAACCGCTAACGTTCAGGAGCTTGGGCCAGAAGTGAGCCTCTTTAACAGTGACTGGTATTCCTTTCAGCTCGATTCTGTCATGAGGAAAATGTTCTCAGGAATTGCTGTGCACTTTGTGGATGCTTGGGAGATGTCTCTGGCTCATTACTTGCCACATAACTTGCACCCAAAAGAAGTAATTGTTAAGAATCAAATAGATGCATTTTTATCGTACGTGTGCCCTCTGCAAACTTAG